One part of the Paramormyrops kingsleyae isolate MSU_618 chromosome 2, PKINGS_0.4, whole genome shotgun sequence genome encodes these proteins:
- the LOC111858664 gene encoding immediate early response gene 5-like protein, translating into MECAVDAQSLISISLRKIHNSRTQRGGIKLHKNLLVSYVLRNARQLYMSEKYAEIYRMQQYEEVMTVCNEIQELDPLDLAEDGEGCCISSAGGEPASLCCALHPAASPPTPVQAAPGCAALHGEEACKEQDFYRSCCAEPYPLPSCDFSPPGAHCNKTTVLDLDTHVVTTVENGYLHQDCCAPPQPCCQGAPVLAKKRKADFAYYAEELPDFVQCKKARSDDFPCPTSEQLDSSSISNLISIFGSGFTELVNRQADFEQSLNGQFCSKQVLASLGAWTRAIVAF; encoded by the coding sequence ATGGAGTGCGCGGTGGACGCACAGAGTCTGATTTCGATCTCTTTGCGGAAAATCCACAACTCCAGAACGCAGCGAGGAGGCATCAAGCTGCACAAGAACCTGCTGGTCTCGTACGTGCTGAGGAACGCCAGGCAGCTGTACATGAGCGAGAAGTACGCGGAGATCTACAGGATGCAGCAGTACGAGGAGGTGATGACCGTGTGCAACGAGATCCAGGAGCTGGACCCGCTTGATCTCGCCGAGGACGGTGAGGGGTGCTGCATTAGCAGTGCTGGGGGAGAACCGGCGAGCCTCTGCTGCGCGCTGCATCCAGCGGCGTCTCCTCCGACACCGGTTCAAGCGGCGCCAGGCTGCGCTGCGCTCCACGGCGAAGAGGCGTGCAAGGAGCAGGACTTCTACCGGAGCTGCTGCGCCGAGCCCTACCCCTTACCCAGCTGCGACTTCTCCCCACCCGGCGCGCACTGCAACAAGACAACGGTGCTTGACCTGGACACGCATGTAGTGACCACGGTGGAGAACGGGTACCTGCACCAGGACTGCTGCGCTCCTCCGCAGCCTTGCTGCCAGGGCGCACCGGTGCTCGCCAAGAAGCGCAAGGCGGACTTCGCTTACTACGCTGAGGAGCTCCCGGACTTTGTGCAATGCAAGAAGGCGAGGTCCGACGACTTCCCCTGCCCGACCTCCGAGCAGCTGGATTCTTCGAGCATTTCCAACCTAATCTCGATCTTCGGCTCGGGGTTTACGGAGCTGGTGAACCGGCAGGCGGACTTTGAGCAGTCCCTGAACGGACAGTTCTGTAGCAAGCAGGTCTTGGCGAGCCTTGGAGCGTGGACAAGAGCCATCGTGGCGTTTTGA
- the ptpa gene encoding serine/threonine-protein phosphatase 2A activator isoform X2 produces the protein MVPDMGKWKRSQAYADYIGFILTLNEAVKGKKLTCEYRVSETVQKLLDVLNTLDRWIDETPPVDQPSRFGNKAFRTWYAKLEQEAEALVSTIIPPKLSAAAPEVAVYLKEAVGNSTRIDYGTGHEAAFAAFLCCLCKIGVLMVDDQLAIMFRVFDRYLEVMRKLQKTYRMEPAGSQGVWGLDDFQFLPFIWGSSQLVDHPTLEPRHFVEEKMVNEHHQDYMFLECIKFINEMKTGPFAEHSNQLWNISAVPTWSKVNQGLVRMYKAECLEKFPVIQHFKFGSLLSIQPLKP, from the exons ATGGTGCCCGACATGGGCAAGTGGAAGCGTTCGCAG GCCTATGCTGACTATATTGGATTCATCTTGACCCTGAACGAAGCTGTAAAGGGAAAGAAGCTGACATGCGAATACAGGGTGTCAGAG ACAGTGCAGAAGCTGCTGGACGTGTTGAACACACTGGACCGCTGGATTGACGAGACGCCGCCAGTGGACCAGCCGTCCCGCTTCGGCAACAAGGCCTTCAGGACGTGGTACGCTAAACTGGAGCAG GAGGCAGAGGCCCTGGTGTCCACCATCATCCCCCCTAAGCTCAGTGCCGCCGCCCCGGAGGTAGCCGTCTATCTGAAGGAGGCTGTGGGGAACTCCACCAGAATAGATTACGGGACAG GTCATGAGGCTGCCTTTGCCGCCTTTCTCTGCTGCCTCTGCAAGATCGGCGTCCTGATGGTGGACGACCAGCTGGCCATAATGTTCAGGGTGTTTGACCG GTATTTGGAAGTGATGCGGAAGCTACAGAAGACCTATAGGATGGAACCAGCAGGAAGCCAGGGTGTCTGGGGGCTTGATGACTTCCAGTTTCTGCCCTTCATCTGGGGGAGCTCCCAGCTCGTAG ATCACCCCACCTTGGAGCCCAGGCACTTTGTGGAGGAGAAGATGGTGAATGAACACCACCAGGACTACATGTTTCTGGAGTGCATCAAATTTATTAATGAG ATGAAGACTGGCCCGTTTGCAGAGCACTCAAACCAGCTGTGGAACATCAGTGCAGTGCCCACCTGGTCCAAAGTCAATCAGGGACTTGTCAGAATGTACAAAGCTGAG TGTCTGGAGAAGTTCCCCGTCATCCAGCACTTCAAATTCGGCAGCTTGCTCTCCATTCAGCCCCTGAAGCCATGA
- the ptpa gene encoding serine/threonine-protein phosphatase 2A activator isoform X1 — translation MAETEQQRPGASPEDDKAASLPSFKFCIPKKEINMVPDMGKWKRSQAYADYIGFILTLNEAVKGKKLTCEYRVSETVQKLLDVLNTLDRWIDETPPVDQPSRFGNKAFRTWYAKLEQEAEALVSTIIPPKLSAAAPEVAVYLKEAVGNSTRIDYGTGHEAAFAAFLCCLCKIGVLMVDDQLAIMFRVFDRYLEVMRKLQKTYRMEPAGSQGVWGLDDFQFLPFIWGSSQLVDHPTLEPRHFVEEKMVNEHHQDYMFLECIKFINEMKTGPFAEHSNQLWNISAVPTWSKVNQGLVRMYKAECLEKFPVIQHFKFGSLLSIQPLKP, via the exons ATGGCGGAGACCGAGCAGCAGCGACCAG gcGCCTCCCCTGAAGATGACAAGGCAGCTTCGCTCCCCAGCTTCAAATTCTGCATCCCCAAGAAGGAGATCAACATGGTGCCCGACATGGGCAAGTGGAAGCGTTCGCAG GCCTATGCTGACTATATTGGATTCATCTTGACCCTGAACGAAGCTGTAAAGGGAAAGAAGCTGACATGCGAATACAGGGTGTCAGAG ACAGTGCAGAAGCTGCTGGACGTGTTGAACACACTGGACCGCTGGATTGACGAGACGCCGCCAGTGGACCAGCCGTCCCGCTTCGGCAACAAGGCCTTCAGGACGTGGTACGCTAAACTGGAGCAG GAGGCAGAGGCCCTGGTGTCCACCATCATCCCCCCTAAGCTCAGTGCCGCCGCCCCGGAGGTAGCCGTCTATCTGAAGGAGGCTGTGGGGAACTCCACCAGAATAGATTACGGGACAG GTCATGAGGCTGCCTTTGCCGCCTTTCTCTGCTGCCTCTGCAAGATCGGCGTCCTGATGGTGGACGACCAGCTGGCCATAATGTTCAGGGTGTTTGACCG GTATTTGGAAGTGATGCGGAAGCTACAGAAGACCTATAGGATGGAACCAGCAGGAAGCCAGGGTGTCTGGGGGCTTGATGACTTCCAGTTTCTGCCCTTCATCTGGGGGAGCTCCCAGCTCGTAG ATCACCCCACCTTGGAGCCCAGGCACTTTGTGGAGGAGAAGATGGTGAATGAACACCACCAGGACTACATGTTTCTGGAGTGCATCAAATTTATTAATGAG ATGAAGACTGGCCCGTTTGCAGAGCACTCAAACCAGCTGTGGAACATCAGTGCAGTGCCCACCTGGTCCAAAGTCAATCAGGGACTTGTCAGAATGTACAAAGCTGAG TGTCTGGAGAAGTTCCCCGTCATCCAGCACTTCAAATTCGGCAGCTTGCTCTCCATTCAGCCCCTGAAGCCATGA